One genomic region from Desulfurispira natronophila encodes:
- a CDS encoding peroxiredoxin produces the protein MSLVSQQAPLFHAEAVFDMDFVNVNLEDHRGKWVMLFFYPLDFTFVCPTEITAISDAIDEFKKRGVDVLGVSTDSKFSHLAWQQQPRNEGGLGKINYPLIADFTKQISQDYGVLLPGGMALRATYIIDPEGVVQYELVHDLGIGRNVDEILRSIDALQFTKQHGEVCPAGWTPGDATIVPDVDKSKDFFKKNA, from the coding sequence ATGAGTCTCGTATCTCAACAAGCACCACTATTCCACGCAGAAGCTGTTTTCGATATGGATTTTGTCAATGTAAACTTGGAAGACCACCGCGGCAAGTGGGTAATGCTCTTTTTCTACCCGCTGGACTTCACCTTTGTCTGCCCCACCGAGATCACAGCTATATCAGATGCCATTGACGAGTTTAAAAAGCGTGGCGTCGATGTGTTGGGTGTCTCCACGGATAGCAAGTTTTCACACCTGGCGTGGCAGCAGCAGCCCCGCAATGAAGGCGGCCTGGGAAAAATCAACTACCCCCTGATCGCCGACTTCACCAAACAAATCAGTCAGGACTACGGCGTACTGCTCCCTGGTGGCATGGCCCTGCGCGCGACCTACATTATTGATCCGGAGGGAGTGGTTCAATACGAGCTGGTTCACGACCTGGGAATTGGACGCAATGTAGATGAAATCTTGCGCAGCATTGATGCTCTTCAATTCACCAAGCAGCACGGCGAAGTTTGCCCGGCTGGCTGGACTCCCGGTGATGCGACTATTGTACCGGATGTGGACAAGTCGAAGGACTTTTTCAAGAAAAATGCCTGA
- the cysS gene encoding cysteine--tRNA ligase — MIRLYNTLSGKKETFEPLRPGAVSIYVCGVTTYDHCHIGHARSAVAFDIVRRYFAYRGYQVTFVKNYTDIDDKIINRAKEQNVHWQELAERFIAEHDQDMAALFVDPPTIAPKATEHIDHMVVLINFLLEKGYAYQGGSDVFFRVRRFAEYGQLSGKSIEDLQSGSRVEVNPHKEDPLDFVLWKGEREGEPSWEAPFGRGRPGWHIECSAMGHEHLGESFDIHGGGKDLIFPHHENEIAQSCAGYGCAPVRYWMHNGFVNINDEKMSKSLGNFFTIKEILQHYDAEVVRLFLAQTHYRSPIDFCDANLDMARQALEKFYRFLEPFEGAPVESSHMLTELAKVLQQLETDFCAAMDDDFNSALAIAALFESMHAINRLQVELQPWAGSIFQHFTRLGQVLGIFQSRPSQWFARHRTSTLEAAEIESLIEQRTAARKNRDFAEADRIREVLLENGVEIQDGKGGTSWRYR; from the coding sequence ATGATTCGTCTTTACAATACTCTTTCCGGCAAGAAGGAAACTTTTGAACCCCTGCGCCCCGGCGCAGTCAGTATATATGTCTGTGGTGTCACCACCTACGACCATTGCCATATCGGCCATGCCCGCAGCGCGGTGGCCTTTGATATTGTGCGCCGCTACTTTGCCTATCGCGGTTACCAGGTTACTTTTGTCAAAAACTACACGGATATTGATGACAAGATTATCAACCGGGCCAAGGAGCAAAATGTCCACTGGCAGGAGCTGGCTGAGCGCTTTATTGCCGAGCACGACCAGGACATGGCGGCGCTCTTTGTCGATCCGCCCACCATTGCTCCCAAGGCGACGGAGCATATTGACCACATGGTTGTTCTGATCAACTTTCTGCTGGAAAAGGGCTATGCCTACCAGGGTGGCAGCGATGTGTTCTTTCGGGTGCGCCGTTTTGCCGAGTATGGGCAGCTCAGTGGTAAGTCAATCGAGGATCTGCAGAGTGGCTCCCGCGTTGAGGTGAATCCGCACAAGGAAGACCCCTTGGACTTTGTGCTGTGGAAGGGCGAGCGAGAGGGTGAACCTTCCTGGGAGGCTCCCTTTGGTCGTGGACGGCCAGGTTGGCACATTGAGTGTTCGGCCATGGGTCACGAGCACCTGGGAGAATCTTTTGACATTCACGGTGGCGGCAAGGATCTGATTTTCCCCCACCACGAAAATGAAATTGCCCAGTCATGTGCCGGCTATGGCTGCGCGCCAGTGCGCTACTGGATGCACAATGGCTTTGTGAATATTAACGATGAGAAGATGTCCAAGTCGCTGGGGAACTTCTTTACAATAAAGGAGATTTTGCAGCACTACGATGCGGAGGTGGTGCGCCTGTTTCTGGCTCAGACCCACTATCGCAGCCCTATTGACTTCTGCGACGCGAACCTGGACATGGCCCGACAGGCGCTGGAAAAGTTCTATCGCTTCCTGGAGCCCTTTGAGGGCGCGCCGGTTGAGAGCAGCCACATGCTGACTGAGCTGGCGAAGGTGCTGCAGCAGCTGGAGACGGACTTCTGCGCTGCCATGGATGACGACTTTAACAGTGCCCTTGCCATAGCGGCTCTCTTTGAGTCTATGCACGCCATCAACCGTTTGCAGGTGGAGCTGCAGCCCTGGGCGGGCTCCATATTTCAGCACTTTACCCGGCTGGGGCAGGTGCTTGGGATCTTTCAGTCTCGGCCATCCCAGTGGTTTGCCCGACACCGCACCTCTACACTGGAGGCAGCCGAGATCGAAAGTCTTATTGAGCAGCGGACGGCGGCGCGCAAAAACCGGGACTTTGCCGAAGCGGATCGCATTCGCGAGGTGCTGCTGGAAAACGGAGTAGAAATCCAGGACGGCAAGGGCGGGACGAGCTGGCGCTACCGCTGA